Proteins encoded by one window of Ictidomys tridecemlineatus isolate mIctTri1 chromosome 7, mIctTri1.hap1, whole genome shotgun sequence:
- the Rbm12b gene encoding RNA-binding protein 12B has protein sequence MAVVIRLLGLPFIAGPVDIRHFFTGLTIPDGGVHIIGGEVGEAFIIFATDEDARRAISRSGGFIKDSSVELFLSSKAEMQKTIEMKRTDRVGRGRPGSGASGVGGLSNFIEAMKEEESNSGYGSSMNQDAGFHTNGTGLDDLRPRKTRPLKAENPYLFLRGLPYLVNEDDVRVFFSGLCVDGVIFLKHHDGRNNGDAIVKFASCIDASGGLKCHRSFMGSRFIEVMQGSEQQWIEFGGNAIKEDEVAIRSEEHSPRGINDRHFRKRSHSKSPRRTRSRSPLGFYVHLKNLSLSINKRDLRNFFRDTDLTNEQIKFLYKDERRTRYAFVMFKTLKDYNTALGLHKTVLQYRPVLIDPVSRKQMLKFIECYEKKRPEKERPGHISQKYSQESYSGQKLCIYIRNFPFDVTKVEVQKFFADFSLSEDDIYLLFDDKGVGLGEALVKFKSEEQAIKAERLNRRRFLGTEVLLRLISEAQMQEFGVNFSLMSSERIQGRSESHDRDDHSHLFDPKDPPIYSVGPSENFRYQLEDLRQLDNFKHPQGYFRQPDRRPPEDFRHSPEDFRFPPEDFRHSPEGFRHPREEHFRRPPEEDFRRPREDEWRWPPEEDFRQPHEEDFRRPPEEDFRRPWEEDFRCPPEEDFRHPREEDFRQPPEEDFRRPPEEDFRHSPEEDFRRSPLEHFRRPPQEHFRRPPQEHFRRPPQEHFRRPPQEHFRRPPQEHFRRPPPEHFRRPPPEHFRRPPPEHFRRSREEDFRHMPDEDFRGPPNEDFRHPPDEDFRSPQEDFRSPSDEDFRQLPEEDLREVPEEDPRLPDNFRPPGEDFRSPPDDFRSHRPFVNFGRPEGGKFDFGKRNMGGFPEGRFMPDQKLNCGSGRVTPVKIMNLPFKANVNEILDFFHGYRIIPDSVSIQYNEQGLPTGEAIVAMINYNEAMAAIKDLNDRPVGPRKVKLILL, from the coding sequence ATGGCTGTAGTCATCCGTTTACTGGGGCTTCCTTTTATTGCGGGGCCTGTGGATATTCGTCACTTCTTCACGGGATTGACTATTCCTGATGGAGGAGTACATATAATTGGAGGGGAAGTTGGGGaggcttttattatttttgcaacaGATGAAGATGCAAGACGTGCCATAAGTCGATCAGGAGGGTTTATCAAGGACTCATCTGTAGAGCTCTTTCTTAGTAGCAAGGCAGAAATGCAGAAGActatagaaatgaaaagaactgatCGTGTAGGAAGAGGGCGACCAGGATCTGGGGCATCAGGGGTTGGCGGCCTATCAAATTTTATTGAGGctatgaaggaagaagaaagtaaTTCTGGATATGGCTCTTCAATGAATCAAGATGCTGGGTTTCATACTAATGGTACAGGACTTGATGATTTAAGGCCAAGAAAGACAAGGCCATTGAAGGCCGAGaatccttatttatttctgcGAGGTTTGCCTTACTTAGTAAATGAAGATGATGTACGTGTCTTTTTCTCTGGTTTGTGTGTGGATGGagtaattttcttaaaacatcaTGATGGCCGAAATAATGGTGATGCCATAGTAAAATTTGCTTCGTGTATCGATGCTTCAGGAGGTCTTAAGTGCCATAGAAGTTTTATGGGTTCAAGATTTATAGAAGTAATGCAAGGCTCAGAACAACAATGGATTGAGTTTGGTGGTAATGCAATTAAGGAGGATGAAGTTGCTATAAGATCTGAAGAACATTCTCCGAGAGGAATTAATGATAGACATTTTCGAAAACGGTCTCATTCAAAATCTCCAAGAAGAACACGTTCTCGCTCCCCTCTTGGATTTTATGTTCACTTAAAAAATCTGTCACTAAGTATTAACAAAAGAGatttaagaaatttctttagaGACACTGATCTGACTAATGAacagattaaatttttatataaagatgaaagaagaaCACGATATGCCTTTGTGATGTTCAAGACTCTGAAAGACTATAATACTGCTCTTGGTTTACATAAGACTGTTTTACAGTATCGTCCAGTTCTTATTGATCCAGTTtctagaaaacaaatgctgaagtTCATTGAATGTTATGAAAAGAAGAGACCAGAGAAAGAGAGGCCAGGAcatatttcacaaaaatattctCAAGAAAGCTATTCTGGCCAgaaactgtgtatatatataaggAATTTCCCATTTGATGTTACAAAAGTTGAAGTGCAAAAGTTCTTTGCAGacttttctctttcagaggatgatATTTACTTGCTTTTTGATGACAAAGGAGTTGGTTTGGGAGAAGCACTAGTGAAATTTAAATCAGAAGAACAGGCTATTAAAGCTGAACGTTTAAACCGAAGAAGATTCTTAGGGACAGAGGTATTGTTAAGACTTATATCTGAGGCACAAATGCAGGAGTTTGGTGTAAATTTTTCCTTGATGTCCAGTGAGAGAATACAAGGCCGTTCAGAGTCACATGATAGAGATGACCATTCCCATTTATTTGATCCAAAAGACCCACCGATTTACTCAGTGGGCCCTTCTGAAAACTTTAGGTATCAGCTAGAGGACTTGAGGCAACTAGATAACTTCAAGCATCCCCAGGGATATTTCCGACAGCCTGATAGGCGCCCTCCAGAAGACTTCAGGCACTCTCCGGAAGACTTCAGATTCCCTCCGGAGGACTTCAGACACTCCCCAGAGGGCTTTAGGCACCCTCGGGAGGAGCACTTCAGGCGGCCTCCTGAGGAAGACTTCAGGCGGCCTCGGGAGGACGAGTGGAGGTGGCCACCGGAGGAGGACTTCAGACAGCCCCACGAGGAGGACTTTAGGCGGCCACCAGAGGAGGATTTCAGGCGCCCTTGGGAAGAGGATTTCAGGTGCCCCCCGGAGGAGGACTTCAGGCACCCTAGGGAGGAGGACTTCAGGCAGCCCCCTGAGGAGGACTTTAGGAGACCCCCTGAGGAGGATTTCAGGCATTCCCCTGAGGAGGACTTCAGGCGGTCACCCCTGGAGCACTTCAGGCGACCACCCCAGGAGCACTTCAGGCGGCCACCCCAGGAGCACTTCAGGCGGCCACCCCAGGAGCACTTCAGGCGGCCACCCCAGGAGCACTTCAGGCGGCCACCCCAGGAGCACTTCAGGCGACCACCCCCAGAGCACTTCAGGCGACCACCCCCAGAGCATTTCAGGCGACCACCCCCAGAGCATTTCAGGCGCTCCCGAGAGGAAGATTTCAGACATATGCCAGATGAAGACTTCAGGGGCCCTCCAAATGAGGACTTCAGACACCCTCCTGATGAGGACTTCAGGAGTCCCCAGGAAGATTTTAGATCCCCTTCTGATGAGGATTTCAGGCAGCTCCCGGAGGAAGACCTCAGGGAAGTTCCAGAGGAGGATCCTAGACTTCCTGACAATTTCAGACCTCCTGGTGAGGATTTTAGGAGCCCACCTGATGATTTTAGAAGTCATCGCCCTTTTGTGAATTTTGGTCGCCCAGAAGGTGGCAAATTTGATTTTGGAAAGCGTAATATGGGAGGTTTTCCTGAAGGGAGATTTATGCCTGATCAGAAGTTAAACTGTGGTTCAGGTAGAGTAACTCCTGTTAAGATAATGAATCTTCCATTTAAAGCTAATGTTAATGAAATTTTAGACTTTTTCCACGGTTATAGAATCATACCTGATTCAGTTTCAATACAGTATAACGAGCAAGGATTGCCTACAGGGGAAGCCATTGTAGCTATGATAAACTATAATGAAGCCATGGCTGCTATTAAAGATCTAAATGATAGGCCAGTTGGCCCCCGCAAAGTTAAGCTAATTTTGCTTTAG